In a single window of the Harpia harpyja isolate bHarHar1 chromosome 3, bHarHar1 primary haplotype, whole genome shotgun sequence genome:
- the C3H6orf163 gene encoding uncharacterized protein C6orf163 homolog yields the protein MIRSPDLDSFVCCAVCSKIIPPPPSNATCDWIREYKPFRTRYYTHRDILEIGADIQQEQHEKKEAEIQERIEKMKAELWAQAEMHKEDAVDKALKEAAANHSAFVQDLKQKLGKELREEVRKAKAEMQQYMEDEQKREAEAAEQRMAHRIQCTLMEYAREKMQAVAEARKQEREAALKEAARQHRKHLEQLKEESMLAEELYRKSIEQLNTEKCHEFNIALSITRKENQIETEKQLKEAETVHLDELEKVMATLKAAEEQVKTLTQQLEKMTDWKDSLETEIQATRQAFQKYIDATFPNLSPGQADFILPFRKAFEQKETPEEAEDSDKECKRTSIRSARFTAMTKQNYK from the exons ATGATTAGAAGTCCTGATCTGGACTCCTTTGTTTGTTGTGCTGTGTGTTCAAAAATAATACCACCACCACCTTCCAACGCTACTTGTGATTGGATTCGGGAGTATAAGCCTTTCAGAACGCGGTATTACACTCATCGTGATATACTGG AGATTGGAGCAGACATTCAACAAGAACAACATGAAAAGAAGGAGGCAGAGATACAAGAGCGCAttgaaaaaatgaaagctgaactTTGGGCTCAG GCTGAAATGCACAAGGAAGATGCAGTGGATAAAGCTCTCAAAGAGGCAGCCGCTAACCACAGTGCATTTGTACAAGACCTTAAACAAAAACTTGGAAAGGAATTAAGG GAAGAGGTGAGGAAGGCGAAGGCAGAGATGCAGCAGTACATGGAGGATGAGCAGAAGAGAGAGGCTGAAGCTGCAGAGCAGCGCATGGCTCACAGAATTCAGTGCACCCTCATGGAGTATGCCCGGGAGAAGATGCAGGCGGTGGCCGAAGCCAGGAAACAGGAGAGGGAGGCGGCCCTGAAGgaagcagccaggcagcacag aaagcacTTAGAGCAACTCAAAGAAGAAAGTATGTTAGCTGAGGAACTATATCGTAAGAGTATAGAGcaattaaacacagaaaaatgtcatGAGTTTAATATTGCCCTGAGTATCACACGAAAAGAGAATCAGATTGAGACTGAAAAACAGCTCAAAGAAGCAGAGACCGTCCATCTTGATGAGCTGGAAAAAGTGATGGCTacactgaaagcagcagaagaacaGGTAAAGACTCTCACACAACAACTGGAAAAGATGACAGATTGGAAGGACAGCCTGGAAACTGAAATACAAGCAACAAGACAAGCTTTTCAAAAGTATATTGATGCCACATTTCCTAACCTGTCCCCTGGACAAGCAGATTTTATTCTGCcattcagaaaagcatttgagCAGAAGGAGACCCCAGAAGAAGCAGAGGACAGTGACAAGGAATGTAAGAGAACTAGTATTAGAAGTGCAAGATTCACAGCCATGACTAAACAGAACTACAAATAG
- the SMIM8 gene encoding small integral membrane protein 8, producing MSSTRPPNEQETLKERKPGLRSVQTTMLFRAVNPELFIKPNKPVMAFGLIAITLCVAYLGYLHATAENKKDLYEAVDSEGSRYMRRKTSKWD from the exons ATGTCTTCCACCAGACCTCCAAATGAACAAGAAACACTCAAAGAGAGAAAACCAGGACTGAGGAGTGTTCAAACAACTATGCTCTTCCGAGCTGTGAACCCAGAGCTTTTCATTAAACCT aaCAAACCTGTGATGGCATTTGGACTCATAGCCATTACCCTCTGTGTGGCCTACCTTGGTTATTTGCATGCAACAGCAGAGAATAAAAAGGACCTCTATGAAGCAGTTGACAGCGAGGGGTCCAGATATATGAGGAGGAAGACTTCCAAGTGGGACTGA